The DNA sequence GTGCAGTTAAATCATTTTCTAAACTCATTGGACAAAGCAATATTCTTAATCCCACCTTCATCCCCTTTTCTGTCATGTCTTTAATCATAGACCAAAAGGTAGGGAACTGTTCTGCTATTCTTTTACTTTGAAGGCACCAAATACAGTGAAGTATTACTTCCTGTATTAGTAATGACATGAATGCCAAGTGTAGTTACCTAAATTGTAAAGATGTGCTGTCTCCTGGAGTTACACTAAAATACTTATTTTCCTGAAGCAAACATTTCAATGAAGAGGATTTTGCTGTGGCATTGCGGAAAAGACAATCTGCCTCGTGGGCCTTAAAATGGTACGCAGTACTTCATTTTTATTAGTATCTCTTTGTTTTATATAACAGTGGATACTGGAGAGAAAGAGCTGTCGCTTTGATTCAGGGCAAATCCAATCTGAATTTGTTCGGACCATTTGGAAGAGATAAAAGCCCTGTCTGAAATGGTAAATGCTGATGTTTGAAGTTGAGATCAGCCATGATTTTGCTGAGTCAGAAGCTCTTCTCAATAGATCAAGCACAAAACAACAGTGTTTTTTAAAGTAGACAGACAAATATTCAAGGAAGCACCTTCTTTTTAATAAGCTTCTGAAAACTTAGGCTTTTCTACTAGTTTTCCCATTAAGCCATATTAAATGGGACGCGTCGCCTAGTGGAATGTTAAGTTTGAATGCATTTGCATAATAGTGTTGAACTTTTTTTGTTaatcagaaaggaatgaggaaaagtTTAGCAAAGACCTAAAATATTAGTTCTTTTGTATCTTTCTGTAACTTGGTGATTGTCCTTGTCCTTTTGATTCTCCGTCTTTTAAATGATTCTGGATAGAATATCCATTAAATGGTTTAGACTGTACTCTGTTGTATTTACACTTGTACAGTCAATTATTTAGTCTATAGTATTTTTGTGTGAATGTACTTTGATGTGAATTCTTAGTGGAAATGCTAAGATGTTATTGAGTGAATCTTAACACTGCTGATGGGATTATTTTTCCTTTTAGTGTAAAGATTGGTGTTGATTATTTCAAAGAGGGCCGCCATGTGGATGCCATGAATGAATACAACAAGGCATTGGAAATAGATGCACAGAACGTAGAAGCCTTAGTTGCTCGTGGAGCACTGTAAGTGTTTCTTCCTTTGTCACTGGAAAatagtgttttaaatgtatttcatgTGCAAATCTAAAATGTTTGTAAAAATATCTTTCTTCTAGTTATGCAACAAAGGGAAGCTTAAATAAAGCAATTGATGATTTTGAAATTGCATTAGAAAACTGTCCAACGCACAGAAATGCCAGAAAATATCTCTGCCAAACACTTGTGGAAAGAGGAGGCCAGTAAGTTTTATCTTGTGTCGAATATTTTCCTAATAGTAGTTTCCtttttgttattatgtttttgGTAAAAGATAGCAATCAGTTGTGTATATGAAACCAGTTGGGCAAATAGAAGTACTGTATCCCATCACATTTTCACAggatttagttcagtggttctcaacctgtgggtcctcaggtgttttggcctacaattcccagaaatcccagccaggttaccagctgttaggatttcggagagttgaaggccaaagcatctggggacccacaggttgagaaccactgatttagttcAAGCCATTACCACTCCAGCACTTCTGAAATACGAGCTCATACCACATTATAGCATTtggatagtttttttttattttcatgccTGGTGGTGTAATTTTTTTATCAGGACTGTGCTGTGTATGGAGAGGAGCTTTTAACCCCTTATCTGCTAGGCACAGTGTCTGTCAAAATTATTTCCTCACCCAACCTCAATACAGCAGGTAGCTTCTACCctttagaaagaaaaataaataaaatttccacACTTATTCATATtgacatctacagtagagtctcacttatccaacgctcacttatccaacgttctggattatccaacgcatttttgtagtcaatgttttcaatacatcatgatattttggtgctaaattcgtaaatacagtaattactacatagcattactgcgaactgaactactttttctgtcaaatttgttgtataacatgatgttttggtgcttaatttgtaaaatcataacctattttgatgtttaataggctttttttcttaatatctccttattatccaacatattcgcttatccaacgttctgccggcccgtttatgttggataagtgagactctactgtatttactttttcCTCTTGATATCCCTCATCCTGTCTGGTTTATAAGGTTCTGTCACAGCTTACATTCTAAACTTCATCATAGCACTCATTTTAACCCCCTTTGGAAGATACTGGATGCAAGCAGATGTTCTGTGgcctcattgttttttttttaatcatttatattaaagaatatttttaaaagatttacatCTTCTAGTTTTGCTAAAGGAAGGTATGGGGAGGGAAGGGTTTAGGTTAGTCGGGGAGGGTTAATAGGGGGTGAATGAGTGATTCTGAGGGTCCTAAGGAATTGGATACATATTATTGGGTTGGTGGCCTCATTGTTTAATTAGGAGCTTGGCTGTATATCTgatttttttgtacattttaCATTTGTGGGCTTATAGATATATTTCTTATGCAGAGTGGTCAAACTCTCAAAAATGTAAGATTCACTGTGGGAATCTTAATATACATATCTGCTACAAAATCATTTGCCAggttggaagaggaggagaaattgTTGAATGCAGAAAGTTATTACAAGAAAGCTTTAAACATAGATGAGACGTTTCAAGAAGCTGAGGATGCCTTGTTGAAACTTCGTAAGCAGATACAGGTGATTCTTTACTTTCTCTTAGTTGACTTGAGTACATGATGCTTAGAGTAATGGGGCTGCACTGTTTAAACTACATTTGTCTTGTTTTTTGCAATTACTGCAAATGGTTAGAGAATAATTGGGTTGGCTTAATTGGAAATCTAGAATTCTGGATGTCCAGATCAAAGAAGTCCTCGAGGGTCACCTTTAGTTAGTATATTTAGTGGGTAGTTAGCTGAATTTTCAGAATATATTGCCTTTGCAATCAGCTGTATTGAAATAAGTTAAACTTACTTCAAAGTGAGTGTATCAGAGATTGGAATGCATCTGTGATCAAGGCAGACATATCACAGCTGAAGTCTTAAAGAACTGCAGTAAACATTACAGAGCAAGACACTTGCCTTTTGTTTTGGGACTGGGGCAATGAATTGGATACAGACCAGTGGAAACCATGTTTTATTTGGGCCCTGTAAAGCTAGATTTAGCTTCCCTACTTCACCATACTAAATGTAATATGAAAAGATTTATTGACCTACAGGCTTAGTTAGCGTACCTACAAGGATTGGTGAGCAAGGTTTCTAGCTCACaggtttatttatagcctgcatGTTTGAAAGACACCGAGGGTCACTTTGTACGTGCCTGTATTGGGCTTTCCCCCTCCAAGAAATGCCTTGCCATCATGAGGAGAACACATGCAAAGACGGGTAACGGGTCTATTTTTATCAGCTATTTCTGCCAATCTGTAAAGGAAGCCTCTTAGTAAGTGCTTCCCTTTGCATATGCACCTCTCTCCATAATGATGAGCAACAGAAAGTGGGCGAAAAGGCCTAAGCAGGTACTTGCAAGGCTGCCTTCAGTCACAGCTGAATCTGACAGGCTCTCCTCCCGTAATACTGATGATATGTTTTTCTCCAATGCATTTTCCTCTGAACTGGAACTGTTGCTGCTGTGTCTGACTTCTGCTCATCACCAACAACCCACTGGAATATGATTACGTGTGCAAACCATGCATCCAAACTGGGCTGTATTACGATTTCCAAATGGTTTGTATATATACACGGCCCCTTCTAATTACgttttaatttaaatattattttatgcatAAAATCAAACAATGGTGCTTTTCTCAATTCCTTTGTTTGGTTGATTATATGGCCAAAAATCACTTTGCTGTTTTTCCTTTTAATCTCCCATTCCCAACCTCTCAATTGCAAATGTCATTATATTGAACTACGGCTGTCAATGCCCTTCCTGTTTCTTCCTCTTATTTTCTTTTAACATTTGGGGTATCAACTGCAATACGGTCCCACTATCCTGCTTATATACCTTCACGCTCCGTGCATTATCATTTCATCTTCAATGTCTCCTGGGACGTGATACCTTTTGGGTTGGCGTAAACTGTGTGCATGTATATTTTGGGGTGGGGATGAAATTTGGGGAAAAATCCTTGGCTTAACACTGTGGCTTGTTAATGCAATATTTTTGATACTGGGATTCAAAAAAGAAATCTCTGGAAATGAGAGAGAAACAAGCTGCAAAAGAAGAgagacaaaaagagaagaaaatagaAACAAGTGCTGAAAAATTGCGTAAGctcttaaaagaagaaaaaaggtaaCTGCTCTTACGTTCTGCTGTTTCTTACCTGAATGTCCCATAGAACATCACTAACACATGTGATTAAGCTAACTCCTACTGTAAGTATGGTGGGCATTCACTCTATTTGTTCTAGGGTTTTTACTGCAATCTAGAATATTTTGTTACAGAACTAGTGAAGTATCAAGATAACAGTTACTTTGTCATGATACTAATTCTGGGTCATggcttttaaatgctttaaatccACTTTGCCGTAGATTCAGATGTACTGCAGGGTTGTCAGGGCATTGTTGGTGGACCAGTCACAAAGTTGCATAACAAAATGTGAATGAGAGTGTATATACTATAGTCATAATTAGTGTGTCATTTCACAAGCCTCCAGATCCGTATTTTCATTAATATCAAACTATGATGGATCTCatacttctgaaacattttcCATCATAGTTCTTGTGAAATATTGCATGatacaaaatttatttttttaaaaaccttttttaaaaaagcaggattTAGGAGAATTATGTAAGTTATGACACTTTGAAGACAAGAAGCGTGAGACGATAGGAATAGGGAACCTCACAGTAGTTTTTTTCCTATCAGAAAACTTTAAAACTGGAATATATACTTCTGataacatctttaaaataaaatccaaGCTCCCTATCCTTTTTACCTGTTGATATCTATGGTTTGTAAATTTGCTGAGCTTGCCAACAAAAGTGAATTTAGATGCTACTGGCAATACCTCATGGTTAATTAAAATTTCTAGGTTGAAGAAGAAACGAAAAAGGTcaacttcctcttcttcctcctcctcctcctcttcctcatctgactcttcaTCAAATGAatctgcttcttcttcctcctcctcctcctcctcttccgatAAAAAAAGGTGTAAGCAAAGGAGTCGGAATCGGTCCGAATCCTCACGTAGCTCTAAAAAGCACACATCTAGGAATTCCTCTCATCATAGCAGGAAAGATGACTACTACTCTCCTCCAGCCAATACCTCTGCTTCCTTCCTGAATCAGAAGCACGCAATGGAGAGGCTGCTGGAGAAGCATGAGAGGTTAGCCTATCAAAAGCCTGAGGTAAGAACCAGAGAGAGGGAATTCTCTCTGCCAAGGACTTCTGTGGACGACGATCCTTACGGAGGTAGGTCTGAAGactctagagattcctacagcaGCTCCAAAACTCAAGCAAATAGTACCAAACCAGAAAAACAGGGTAAGTCAGACAGAGTTTCCTCTCACAGGAGAGATAGTGCAGGTTTCTACTGCAAAAAGGCCGATGACAGAAACAAGACAGGCGATTCAGGAAATCTAGAAAAAGAACTTGGGAGGAAAGAGCGCTATCGGAAATACTCCACTTCTCCAACAGGGTCTGATTACTCAACCAAATCAGTTGAAAACTACAGACGGTACACCAGCCAGTGGATAAATGAGCCCAGTAGATACAATGCTGACAACAAGCCAGAGTTGACATGGACTAAAAATGAAAGAGAGCATCAGAGCAGAGAAAGAGAACCCACAAAACCCAAGGAGTTGGATGAGGAAGCTACACTCAATGGTAAAGACCAATCGGGAGGCGGAGATGGGAAAAAGCTGCCCCAGAACTTACTCAACATATTTAATCAGATTGCAGAAtttgagagagaaaagggaaacaaacaaaacaatcaaTAAACTAAAAACCATAATGCGGGTGTGAGAATAATTCAACTCCAGTCATTTGAGAAATTTGTGCTCTTAAAAGATATTCTTCCCTCTTTTAAGTATGCTTGTTAGATATTGATTTAGGGAACAATCAGTATGCAAAAGTTACATCATATCTTGTTTTGCAGTTGAATTTTTTGTGCTATTTAGGATATTAAGATTTAGTGGGGTGGATAGCTTTAAAAAACCCTTCTTAGCTACTGTTAAGACTGCCGCCTATGCTGACTGGTATCTAAATTGCACTTTACAGACAAAATCTCTCCTAGGCACCAATGACTGTTACTTTGTATTGTTAATATTTTCATGTATTGTTAAAACAACCATaaattcaaatgttttaaattgatgTGCCATCTA is a window from the Anolis carolinensis isolate JA03-04 chromosome 3, rAnoCar3.1.pri, whole genome shotgun sequence genome containing:
- the ttc14 gene encoding tetratricopeptide repeat protein 14, with the protein product MERDLLRQALGFHGPALLPLLRAEQHDNPGFRGLLPPGGPGLDALPPPVRKERGFDNIEIQHFIAKKADLLFSHSWKTNVPITAEANEENEDYYAVMPPLEQFMDVPGAERRELFFRDIERGDIVIGRISSIREFGFFMVLFCLRSGVIRDIADIEITALCPLRDVPSQSSHGDPLSYYQTGDLIQAAIKDIDRYHEKLTVSLHSSALSPSLASTKLGVISSEDLPLHYRRSVEIASGLETYEKVLHHSLGFANPAVEEFMAGKLGLNESNPPSLMRGLQSKHFNEEDFAVALRKRQSASWALKCVKIGVDYFKEGRHVDAMNEYNKALEIDAQNVEALVARGALYATKGSLNKAIDDFEIALENCPTHRNARKYLCQTLVERGGQLEEEEKLLNAESYYKKALNIDETFQEAEDALLKLRKQIQKSLEMREKQAAKEERQKEKKIETSAEKLRKLLKEEKRLKKKRKRSTSSSSSSSSSSSSDSSSNESASSSSSSSSSSDKKRCKQRSRNRSESSRSSKKHTSRNSSHHSRKDDYYSPPANTSASFLNQKHAMERLLEKHERLAYQKPEVRTREREFSLPRTSVDDDPYGGRSEDSRDSYSSSKTQANSTKPEKQGKSDRVSSHRRDSAGFYCKKADDRNKTGDSGNLEKELGRKERYRKYSTSPTGSDYSTKSVENYRRYTSQWINEPSRYNADNKPELTWTKNEREHQSREREPTKPKELDEEATLNGKDQSGGGDGKKLPQNLLNIFNQIAEFEREKGNKQNNQ